The Vespula pensylvanica isolate Volc-1 chromosome 24, ASM1446617v1, whole genome shotgun sequence genome includes the window atatcttttttcttttaaacacaaaacgtttcaaaataaaattgatgtaATAGCAGCTTCTATTCATAGTTGGTCtacaaattttcgaaataaattcataattcaccgaaaaagaagattaagatACTTTTTTAGATCCTTTTTCAATATACTATTTGACTATGAATACAGGTACAAAAATCTATACAAATTTggcaaataattaaaaaataaagataaaagaaaatatgaaaatagaacgaaaataAACTAAAGACTTGTCTGGTGTAATGAAGGTGATAGAATGTGTAATTATATAAGTGTAATTTATGTTTACTATCCTACAGAGTCATATTTGAAACAATCATAACAGCATAGAGAAAATGCTGTTATGACTTGTCgctaaaatttttaaataactcaCGATGGAGTTATGTCTGCTCAGGTGGAgtatgttgttgttgttcttgagCTAAACGTTGATGCGCTTGTTGCCGTGCTCTGAATTCAGCTGCTCTCAGTTGTTCTAAATGAAATTGTTGTCTTTCGGTAATAAGTTGTTGTCTCTGATATTCGAGTCCCTCACGTTCGCGTTCCATTGTTGTTTCTAATTCTTCAAAATGacgtaatttaatttctaattttttcatttgagtTTCAACCAGTAATGCAACCAAAGACTTTATCTTGCGTTCCTCTACAGCCGCTAAATGCTTTGCTTTCACGGCAGCAGCAGCTAATGCCGCTGCTGCTGCAGATTGTAATTGGGCGTCCCTCACGacctaatttatttataaggaAAATCATTAGTATTATTCGagtaaataattcgattactcatttaacttttatccgttcgtatttatattacgtaatatCTAACGTGACTTAccttatccttcttttcttttgcctcTATAGCTTCAGCATCAACAGAAGATTTAGTGTCGTCTTCGCTCTCTTTAgattcgtcttctttcttcgttatctCTAACGGGGATTGCTCTACGTCCGATGTATCCTTCGATTTTTCtggatcttctttctttgtttctataGAAGCTGGACCTGTTGAATGAGGAGAAGTAACTGCTGTTGCTTGAGCTCCAGCTGTTGATGGTGTTGTAGTATCATCAGGCGGTTCAGGTGGTCCCGTACCAGCAATGCCTGATTGTGCAAGTCCAGCAGCTGGATCAAATTTTCCTAATGatcaaaaattatcttttctattatcgatctctttcatagagaatttttctaatagaaataaattattttatttataacgtaaTTACCATCTGAATTAGCACTAGCTTGAACATTTCGCAAATGCTGATCTAATAACGCAGCTGGAACTTGATCTTTAATAGCAGCAAATTCTTCCATAGCAGCTTTTGCTGCACTAGCTGCCACTCTAGGATCTACGACTGAAGCTAAAAATGCAACTGTACTCATAACCGGATTTCCAGCCTTGGAAAAAGGTACCGGTTGATACGCTAGAGGTCCTAAACCTTCCGGACCACCTTCTTCAAGATACGGATCTTCTATGGGTAATCGTAAGAAATGTAATATGCATTCATCTTGCGTCCTTGAACCAACGTGTTCACAGACTTTATTCCAATCATCTTTATGAAGTTCCAGGCCTTCTAACAATAAAAGTGTTTCCTGCTCCGTCCAATCACGCGTTGCTCCAGCCGCTTGTTTGTTCTTTAAAACTGCAGGTTTCCTAGAATACTGATCAATTTTTAAACCAAAGTTTGTCATAGCACTAGccgaaactttttcttcggCTCCGAGTGCTGCAGTAGATTTCTTCTCAAGATCAAGCAATGTTTTTGCTGCAGACGGTTGTGGTGTTTTTGGTGGATTTGGATTAACTGGTGCAAGTCCTGATGGAGTATCTGACAATACATGAAAATGAGATGTTGGAGGTGGACCCATAGGCGTAGGTCTGGATTCTGCATCTACTTGGTAATTAATAAGACCCCATTGCTCCAGAAAAGCGTGAACGCGCATAATCGCACAAACATCACCAGCTAAATTACGCCTATAACGATatcaaatgttattatatagtattcaTTCTTCTTAGTAAATATTCTATATGAAATTATACCTGCAAGCTGTCGATGTGATATATTCCGTTGGATTTAATCGATATGTATCGatcataaaatttctatatgcAAGATAAATTTCTGGTGTCTTAGATTTGTTTTTGCCATTGAAGAATTCTGATAATGCTCTTTTCTCGATGGTATGAATTGAATTATAATCAAACCAAGCAGAATAGCTAGGTACAACTATATGATGCGTCTGTTCCGTAACATTATCTTCTGGTTCGTCTCCTttacctccttctcctctttctttgcttgtatctctttcttctctgtctTGAGTGCCCTGAGAACTTCCTTTATCACCTACATTAATggattcatatttttaaatggaaattaCAATGTATAtcaaagaacaaaatatattaagttaaaaatattattttacaaaccCTCCATTGGTTCATCCAAATCTGCCATATTGCCAGATTTAAGAGGTTGTAGTTCattatcttgttttttatttccagtTGATGTTAAACTACTGCTTGTAGTTGCATTGCTGCTTTGGCCTGTAATTGGCGGATTAGCAGGAGCAGCAACAACCTCTACAATACGAGGTTCAGCTGGTGGATCTTCCATCCCTTGAGTAaggtcttcttcttcgtccccACCACCACGTGATTTTTTTGGAGTAGCTGCCGAAGAAGTTGATGAAGTGCTTTGTATATTTGAAGGAGCCCTGCTACtgaacatattatatttaaacatcATAGGGTGCTATATTTgaattctatctttttccacttataataatacatatcaaaaacattatatacaatacaaaCCTTTTGCGTTTTCCAAGTTTTGGTGGAGGACTAggtgatctttttctttttggctTCTTTCCTGGTGGTGGGTGAGCAGGTTGTGCCATCAAATCTTCTACTAAAAGTCTATATTTATGAACCTTTTTTTGTCCACTATCATCTACCTCATAATCTTCTTCATTCATCCATTCATTGTACTGATCTAAATCAAGTGCCCACGTTGCCGATACCTTATATACCGATCTAAAATAGATGTAAACTTTTGTAACTTAATTAACTAAGTAAAATTATAGGCGAAATTATAAACGcgcaatatattaattttacctTGTACTTGTAATATTAAGAGTTCCTTCAGGAAATTCCCAAGGAAGATCTAGAGTAGTCCAAGAATCATAACTATCTGGGAAGTAGTACCAATGAAGAAGAACCGATCTTTCACGTCTCATACATGGTCGTGCACATTCTTCTTCCATTGGATCTACTGgtggaaaaataatatgtgtAGCATCTGCTTCATTTTCAACAACTGTGCCTTGATGTCGTCTTACTgcttcttttacttttgtaGCTGTTGATTTATCGACGTCAGCTCTTACAAAAACACTTGGTATAGTCAAACATCTATTCTGAGTTAAAGCACGCTCTGCTGCCATTAACATTTCTACTATACGATCCATACGAGATCCTGACTATAcagagataattaaaaaatgttatgttATCCTATCAGACATAAAGTATTCCTTATGtaaatcaaatagaaataCCTTTCCAACTGGAAAGTCAAATCTCCGCCATCCTTGTTCTTGCTTAAATCGATAAGCAGTAGAAAGTATATGACACAAACCACCTCCAGGTTTAAAGTCTAAGAAACATTTCAtctagagaaaataattattaccttGTCtgtacaatgtatatatacatatatatatatattattatttatatatatatatatatgtaatttgtattataataagtaatagatatacatactgGAAGTCTTGTCATAGGTGGCTTAGTTACATTTTTTCCTAAGTTATCCTCTTGAAATTGAAGTAATTGTACCACTAGTGTTGCTAAGCTTTTGTTAGTAGGAGGATCTGTTTGTACATACTGCaagaaatattgataaatacaaCTATACAAAAATGACTGTAAGAACTTTACGATAGTTACTTcatttataagatattatcaaataatgaAGTCAttgcaatattaaatatcgtatgacatgatataattataacaatctaagatttgatatttaaatcacacaaaatataatttgatcgTATGAAGTTATGCAAAGTGTAAGTTAACGCATGAGCATATGCACACTGaaacaattagaaaaatatagcaTTGGAACTTATAAATTTGAGAtctaagatataaaaatacaagataAAATATCCAAATACATGTTtaactataaattataaaaaaaaataaaagaaaattaatatcattgtaCGACATATACAGGATATTTCCTAATGAACTCGACGCCGACTATACGTACATAcctttttgcaatttttcaGGAGCCATTGTTTAACCCCATCAAGTTGTGCAAGAATTTCCGCAGAATCAAAAAATTTGGCATTGGGTCCTCCATCCTTTTTTGGGCCTAACGCAAgcattttgttataaattttagatCTACAAATTCTTCAAGAATACTACGAACAATAACGCCGCGTTACTTGCAAACATGACACGCCTCTGAAGTTGGTTGTATCTCTTGACTTCTCAATTACTCAGCACGCttacaaatataattcttgATGTTGAGAATTGaacgttaaaattattattttcactaTGAAAATGTAACTGTGGTTATGAGAAATgccaatataataatacgttcGAATTATaacctaaataaaaatacagataTGACATCGACGTGAAGGGCGATGATATTTCGGATGATTTGATTGGCTAACGCGATTGTTCAAATATGTCGGCCAATGCACTTCGATGGCGCAGGAAATTCGTAAGCAAGGTGATCAGCAAAGAAGCCGCTAAcctaaaattatttgaaacattatctacctttttcttttcttttttacattgaaatattaagaCTCGAATATTCTTTGAATTTGTAATATGAGCAGAAAAactttctactttttaatgtttccttttataaaacgtagagcaattattattatattataaaatataatattttatatatgaagtATGTATTGTAAACTAATATCGTTTCcgaggaaaaataatttgaaatgtttatataatttaattatttttcaggtAAGACGCAATTATGTCTGAAGGAAAAGAGGACTTTGATGTTAATCAAGTTTTTGAAAATCTATTATTTGCGGAAGAACAAGCGCAGAAATCTGGTTACACAGATGGATATGAAAGTGGCCAAAACAAATTATTGAAAGGATATCATCTTGGATATCACAGAGCTAGTTTAGTAGCTGCTCAGTTAGGATATTATTGTGGTGTTATAGAGCAGTATTTACATAGCAATAAAAGTGCTAATGAGAAAGTTATATCATTGGCCAatgaaattttagaaaatattcatcaTTTTCCTAAACATAACGACAATACTACggatattttaaaaactttagaaaatattaaattcaagTATGTTAAATTTTGCTCCTTAGCAAAATTAAATCCTGTATATCCTGAAACTAACAAACTTGAATTTtaaatcttaatttttatatatatatatatatacctactctaattataaaacgttattttacaaaatgattCAATATATGGAACATTTTCATAAGgttatagattttttaaatctgtATGAGCAACTCATTGATTGCCATTTAGTTGACTTTATTAGCGAAAAATTATGGGACAAATGTTTACCAGAACTATTAAAATCAGAACTTGATAATGTTAAAACAATCAATGACATTTGGAAGGAAAATGAAACAGTTACtcaattaaacgaatttataaaaattacaaagttATTGTCTTTGCAAGCATGTCCAATGATTTTAGATTTCAAAGATATTCcagaatttttgttaaatctaGATAATGACAAAtggaaatttaatgaaataaaaaatgaagatacaGGATTCAtgagtaaaaaaaaacttcatGAAGTGGAAATTCTTGGTCATGTTGTTGGTTATATAGCAAATTCAACCGGAGGTTTAGTAATAGATGCTGGTGCTGGAAAAGCTTATTTATCAACATATTTAGCAGAAAATTATCAATTACCTGTACTTGCGATCGACTCATCAAACTTATGTCATAAAGCAGCTGTTCATAGAgcagagaaaatgaaaaaaattggaaaacaaACTTCATCTTTGGTATATtacagaaatattataaatagattatttttatatttttgtaatcattATTAGTGTATATTCATGTCTTTCTAGGTCAAATATGTAGTTACTAAAATTGATGATAATACAGACTACAGTACAATGGTGAACATACATTTTCCAAATTGGAATTTAAAAAGTAACTTGATTCTAACTGGATTACATACATGTGGATCTTTAGCTCATTCTCTTATGAAAGTTTTTCTGCAAAATGATGACTTTAAAGTAATTTGTGTTGTACCGTGTTGTTATCATTTAGTAAACGAATCATTTAGCAAAAGAATTAACTTTTCTAGAAATGCCAGAATGTTGGCACAACAATGtatagaaagaacaaaagaagcCAAATCATTGTCACCATCATTATTCTACAGAGCATTATTACAAGTACTTTTACATTCTATGggtaaaattgtaaatttaattaattaatttactagtccaattttatttataagtaatGTTATTACTCACATTActtacattataataaattaatgttttcaGGTTTATATAATGTAAGGATAGGACGTGGAGGACCATTGTGTGACTTTCCAACTTATGCAAAGTGGGCATTATTGAAAATTGGAATAGATTCAAAAAAAGTAAGGAATAAAGAAGTGTTAATAATTTGCCATTAcaacacatttttttatagtatatttgatatataagaaatatttttttagataccATCAACTGAAATTTTAGAAGAGTTGTATCAGTCTCATAtacatttcaaattaaaattgaatcttttccaaatattacgaatatacaTAAGTCCTGTACTGGAGGCAGCAATTATATtagatagaataatatatctacAGAACAGTAAGCAGTGTTCAAAATCTGTTATTTTACGCTTGTTCAATCCTGTTTTATCACCAAGACAATATGCAATTGTtgctataaaataaatctctttcaaacattatttttgtaaacaaATGGTGAACAATTGGTAGTTTGCAATATgtcaaaaaaatgttatatttatataaacaagcaatgttttatcaaaaaatacacactggatatatgaaatataatatcttacttagttcttttgtattttatgaaaacaaaTTATGTGTCATCTTCAACTGATTGTAGATAATCCATCACTGATGAATATCCTTCCTCTTGTACTACAGGAGCTAAAATTCCTGTTGGTCGTAAACCATTTCTTGTTCTACATATACTACAATTACACAAACCTCTGCAAGGAGGACAGGCccaattctaaaataaaaaaaaatagttttgtatacatatgagcgtatatatttatcctaTTTTACACAATAGagcgtatatatttatcctaTTTTACACAATGTATCCAACTTACAGGATCTTGCAAGGCTTCAACTGCACTTTCTCCGTATCTTCCCTGTAAGCAAGGCCCACAAAATTTACCTCTTATACCAATACATTCTCCCGATCTACAAACTGTTTTTGTATCTAGTGTTTTTTGTCTACATTGATGGCAACATGTaccatatattttacaatattgttTTAGTGTGCTTCGTTTTGCTACGTTATCCAACATTTTCTGTGTTATCTTATCAACGGATGGTATGTTATTAGGATCATATGGAGATTTTAATATCTTGGaaccttttttattactaatcGATTCTTCAAAtagattattatcgtaatcatcatcatcatcgtcatcttcttcttcctcatcaaCATCACATATTCCCATTTTCATTAGATCAATACTTCTTTGGAAAGGTTTTGCCCAAGGAAAcagaacttttatttttcttttgcttcttttgcATTCATTagcattttcattattatcagaATCATTTGATGTATCACTTACAGAATTTCTAGCTTTACTTCTAGTATTATATTGCTTACGTATCGTTAATtgtgttttaatttttaaattattatcaccGCCTTTCTTACGATTTTgacttattttttgtttttttctagGTGGCtcattttcaatatcttcCTGTTTTTTATATGcttcttgtaaatttttttcttcggctTTTAGTTCatttatatctttgaaaaactCCGCGAActtgaaggaaagaaattaattattaaaaatgaattgttgataaaaaaagaaaagacaataattgaaatttatgttTTAGTTAGGGATTAAACAACactataaaaaaaggatatttttACTTACAATAGCATTTCTTTcagcaatatttttttgacgAAGAGTATTATAATCGTCGTCGCTCATTATTtcatatgaaattaaatatttatagaaaaatttattgtcgAATATACCTCTCTCTCACATATCTTCAAAGCAAATAGCACTTTTTAACtgtttcttattatttgaatatatatctaccaGTAAGAATACCAATAAAATATCACTAAATAATACTAGATATCCTAATGACTTCTTTCAAAAGTGACCAACAAATTCAGCCAATAGCGTGAACTTCATTTACAATctaacgaatattttattgtaatatgaGTAAATTAACAATAGAGGTGTTTAACATAATTTTccgaattgaaaaaaattattaaatatttagaaaatgtaCATAATTTAgttaatactattataaaataaacgatatttaaattttatataattaaagaaatgcGTATGTTTATTGGTCCATTCAAATTCCTATATATAATACCAATGACTTCACAATGAATAACGGAGATCACATGATTGCTGTACAACTTCAAGTTAATCAAATGTACCGTGCTCATTTTACCTTATTTTActtgattattttcatttgtaatttattatttattagtacgaacaattctttataaatttacttacAATTAGAATGCATTTCGATGCATTgtgacgtatatatatttatacatatatatatatataatttataaaataagttaaatttttagatcagtgaatttatattataaaattcgcGGTAAAATAAGtgaataatcatatatatgtgccTTTGAGTGCAAGTGCGTGAGTGCATtcgatatatgcatatacttCAACttgaatttacttttttttttttttttaataaaaaatgacatCAAATTAAcatcgtaattaataaatcgataagttgaaaaatataacaaatattagcttatctttttgattttttttagtaataaataaatgaaataaatatataaataaatatatatatatatatataattatatatatagttattattagtaaaagaatagtataaatatatagaatgtatGTGAAATGATATGTGCGTATacgtaatatttcaaaatgcgagagagagagagagagagagagagagagagagagagagagagagagagagagagagagagagagagacattaattaaaatttatggaATAACGTTAAAGATCTTTGAACTTTCAAGAAAGTTCACCTTTTAACTATTATCTAAGAGAACTGAAGCACATTTTCTTATCTACCATATGACGTGTGGGACGAGTAAATGATTTGAGAAGTAGCAATGACTATAAATACTAACACACAGTTCGGTTCTATCTTTTGAACGTGTACCTCAATGAAATTTAAACGTTCGTGTagaattattcaatttaatttaattcgtcTAAGATATTGTTTGGTGGTATCTTCACactcatcatcattattacgaattagtttgatatatttttgaagaCAACGAAGGTATTTGAAGATATTTGTTGACAAAACttaagtttaattttttatttagtctATCGTTTGACGTGCATAACTCCGATAAACGAAGAGTAATTATAAAGTATTGTATACAATAGATCATAAACATAGCATCGTAGTTTCCAATTTATCCGTTTCATTGAGGAAGAGAAAcaatcagagaaagagagagaaagagagagagagagagagagagagagagagagagagagagagagagagagaagaaaaagaagatgaaacgaAATACTCTTATGTCCTATAATTGttctattgtttttaattacagTCATTCCAGCcgtgaaaagatttttttttcaataaagtCGAGTAACAATGGAATCTGTTGTAAAAACGATACTCGGAAGTTTTCGTGTTACTTCTACAtctaatttgttaaaaattcgtAGACAAGTAAGCTGCTTATATTTCcttgtatttttatcttgaaattgagaagagaaaaaagaaaaaaaaaaaggaaaaaaaaaaagtaaaacggataatgttagaaaaatatacataattatttgtaaatattacagTATCCGAGAAGTATCACATCACAGCAAATATTCGAACGCGAATCGAAATATGGTGCACATAATTATCATCCTCTTGAGGTAGCTCTTTGTAAAGCCGAGGGAGTATACATGTGGGAtgtcgaaggaaaaagatattacgaTTTTTTAAGCGCTTATTCAGCTGTTAATCAAGGCCATTGCCATCCGAGAATTTACAAAACCATGGTGGAGCAAGCGAAGATTTTAACATTAAGTTCGAGAGCTTTTTACACAGATGTTTTAGGTGAATTCGAGGAATATGTTACCAAATTGTTTGGGTACGTATATCAAATGTAATAGAt containing:
- the LOC122637088 gene encoding SWI/SNF complex subunit SMARCC2 isoform X4 gives rise to the protein MDRIVEMLMAAERALTQNRCLTIPSVFVRADVDKSTATKVKEAVRRHQGTVVENEADATHIIFPPVDPMEEECARPCMRRERSVLLHWYYFPDSYDSWTTLDLPWEFPEGTLNITSTRSVYKVSATWALDLDQYNEWMNEEDYEVDDSGQKKVHKYRLLVEDLMAQPAHPPPGKKPKRKRSPSPPPKLGKRKSSRAPSNIQSTSSTSSAATPKKSRGGGDEEEDLTQGMEDPPAEPRIVEVVAAPANPPITGQSSNATTSSSLTSTGNKKQDNELQPLKSGNMADLDEPMEGDKGSSQGTQDREERDTSKERGEGGKGDEPEDNVTEQTHHIVVPSYSAWFDYNSIHTIEKRALSEFFNGKNKSKTPEIYLAYRNFMIDTYRLNPTEYITSTACRRNLAGDVCAIMRVHAFLEQWGLINYQVDAESRPTPMGPPPTSHFHVLSDTPSGLAPVNPNPPKTPQPSAAKTLLDLEKKSTAALGAEEKVSASAMTNFGLKIDQYSRKPAVLKNKQAAGATRDWTEQETLLLLEGLELHKDDWNKVCEHVGSRTQDECILHFLRLPIEDPYLEEGGPEGLGPLAYQPVPFSKAGNPVMSTVAFLASVVDPRVAASAAKAAMEEFAAIKDQVPAALLDQHLRNVQASANSDGKFDPAAGLAQSGIAGTGPPEPPDDTTTPSTAGAQATAVTSPHSTGPASIETKKEDPEKSKDTSDVEQSPLEITKKEDESKESEDDTKSSVDAEAIEAKEKKDKVVRDAQLQSAAAAALAAAAVKAKHLAAVEERKIKSLVALLVETQMKKLEIKLRHFEELETTMEREREGLEYQRQQLITERQQFHLEQLRAAEFRARQQAHQRLAQEQQQHTPPEQT
- the LOC122637088 gene encoding SWI/SNF complex subunit SMARCC2 isoform X2 — its product is MFASPKKDGGPNAKFFDSAEILAQLDGVKQWLLKNCKKYVQTDPPTNKSLATLVVQLLQFQEDNLGKNVTKPPMTRLPMKCFLDFKPGGGLCHILSTAYRFKQEQGWRRFDFPVGKSGSRMDRIVEMLMAAERALTQNRCLTIPSVFVRADVDKSTATKVKEAVRRHQGTVVENEADATHIIFPPVDPMEEECARPCMRRERSVLLHWYYFPDSYDSWTTLDLPWEFPEGTLNITSTRSVYKVSATWALDLDQYNEWMNEEDYEVDDSGQKKVHKYRLLVEDLMAQPAHPPPGKKPKRKRSPSPPPKLGKRKSSRAPSNIQSTSSTSSAATPKKSRGGGDEEEDLTQGMEDPPAEPRIVEVVAAPANPPITGQSSNATTSSSLTSTGNKKQDNELQPLKSGNMADLDEPMEGDKGSSQGTQDREERDTSKERGEGGKGDEPEDNVTEQTHHIVVPSYSAWFDYNSIHTIEKRALSEFFNGKNKSKTPEIYLAYRNFMIDTYRLNPTEYITSTACRRNLAGDVCAIMRVHAFLEQWGLINYQVDAESRPTPMGPPPTSHFHVLSDTPSGLAPVNPNPPKTPQPSAAKTLLDLEKKSTAALGAEEKVSASAMTNFGLKIDQYSRKPAVLKNKQAAGATRDWTEQETLLLLEGLELHKDDWNKVCEHVGSRTQDECILHFLRLPIEDPYLEEGGPEGLGPLAYQPVPFSKAGNPVMSTVAFLASVVDPRVAASAAKAAMEEFAAIKDQVPAALLDQHLRNVQASANSDGKFDPAAGLAQSGIAGTGPPEPPDDTTTPSTAGAQATAVTSPHSTGPASIETKKEDPEKSKDTSDVEQSPLEITKKEDESKESEDDTKSSVDAEAIEAKEKKDKVVRDAQLQSAAAAALAAAAVKAKHLAAVEERKIKSLVALLVETQMKKLEIKLRHFEELETTMEREREGLEYQRQQLITERQQFHLEQLRAAEFRARQQAHQRLAQEQQQHTPPEQT
- the LOC122637088 gene encoding SWI/SNF complex subunit SMARCC2 isoform X3, with protein sequence MLALGPKKDGGPNAKFFDSAEILAQLDGVKQWLLKNCKKYVQTDPPTNKSLATLVVQLLQFQEDNLGKNVTKPPMTRLPMKCFLDFKPGGGLCHILSTAYRFKQEQGWRRFDFPVGKSGSRMDRIVEMLMAAERALTQNRCLTIPSVFVRADVDKSTATKVKEAVRRHQGTVVENEADATHIIFPPVDPMEEECARPCMRRERSVLLHWYYFPDSYDSWTTLDLPWEFPEGTLNITSTRSVYKVSATWALDLDQYNEWMNEEDYEVDDSGQKKVHKYRLLVEDLMAQPAHPPPGKKPKRKRSPSPPPKLGKRKSRAPSNIQSTSSTSSAATPKKSRGGGDEEEDLTQGMEDPPAEPRIVEVVAAPANPPITGQSSNATTSSSLTSTGNKKQDNELQPLKSGNMADLDEPMEGDKGSSQGTQDREERDTSKERGEGGKGDEPEDNVTEQTHHIVVPSYSAWFDYNSIHTIEKRALSEFFNGKNKSKTPEIYLAYRNFMIDTYRLNPTEYITSTACRRNLAGDVCAIMRVHAFLEQWGLINYQVDAESRPTPMGPPPTSHFHVLSDTPSGLAPVNPNPPKTPQPSAAKTLLDLEKKSTAALGAEEKVSASAMTNFGLKIDQYSRKPAVLKNKQAAGATRDWTEQETLLLLEGLELHKDDWNKVCEHVGSRTQDECILHFLRLPIEDPYLEEGGPEGLGPLAYQPVPFSKAGNPVMSTVAFLASVVDPRVAASAAKAAMEEFAAIKDQVPAALLDQHLRNVQASANSDGKFDPAAGLAQSGIAGTGPPEPPDDTTTPSTAGAQATAVTSPHSTGPASIETKKEDPEKSKDTSDVEQSPLEITKKEDESKESEDDTKSSVDAEAIEAKEKKDKVVRDAQLQSAAAAALAAAAVKAKHLAAVEERKIKSLVALLVETQMKKLEIKLRHFEELETTMEREREGLEYQRQQLITERQQFHLEQLRAAEFRARQQAHQRLAQEQQQHTPPEQT
- the LOC122637098 gene encoding uncharacterized protein LOC122637098, encoding MSEGKEDFDVNQVFENLLFAEEQAQKSGYTDGYESGQNKLLKGYHLGYHRASLVAAQLGYYCGVIEQYLHSNKSANEKVISLANEILENIHHFPKHNDNTTDILKTLENIKFKYVKFCSLAKLNPVYPETNKLEF
- the LOC122637088 gene encoding SWI/SNF complex subunit SMARCC2 isoform X1, which produces MLALGPKKDGGPNAKFFDSAEILAQLDGVKQWLLKNCKKYVQTDPPTNKSLATLVVQLLQFQEDNLGKNVTKPPMTRLPMKCFLDFKPGGGLCHILSTAYRFKQEQGWRRFDFPVGKSGSRMDRIVEMLMAAERALTQNRCLTIPSVFVRADVDKSTATKVKEAVRRHQGTVVENEADATHIIFPPVDPMEEECARPCMRRERSVLLHWYYFPDSYDSWTTLDLPWEFPEGTLNITSTRSVYKVSATWALDLDQYNEWMNEEDYEVDDSGQKKVHKYRLLVEDLMAQPAHPPPGKKPKRKRSPSPPPKLGKRKSSRAPSNIQSTSSTSSAATPKKSRGGGDEEEDLTQGMEDPPAEPRIVEVVAAPANPPITGQSSNATTSSSLTSTGNKKQDNELQPLKSGNMADLDEPMEGDKGSSQGTQDREERDTSKERGEGGKGDEPEDNVTEQTHHIVVPSYSAWFDYNSIHTIEKRALSEFFNGKNKSKTPEIYLAYRNFMIDTYRLNPTEYITSTACRRNLAGDVCAIMRVHAFLEQWGLINYQVDAESRPTPMGPPPTSHFHVLSDTPSGLAPVNPNPPKTPQPSAAKTLLDLEKKSTAALGAEEKVSASAMTNFGLKIDQYSRKPAVLKNKQAAGATRDWTEQETLLLLEGLELHKDDWNKVCEHVGSRTQDECILHFLRLPIEDPYLEEGGPEGLGPLAYQPVPFSKAGNPVMSTVAFLASVVDPRVAASAAKAAMEEFAAIKDQVPAALLDQHLRNVQASANSDGKFDPAAGLAQSGIAGTGPPEPPDDTTTPSTAGAQATAVTSPHSTGPASIETKKEDPEKSKDTSDVEQSPLEITKKEDESKESEDDTKSSVDAEAIEAKEKKDKVVRDAQLQSAAAAALAAAAVKAKHLAAVEERKIKSLVALLVETQMKKLEIKLRHFEELETTMEREREGLEYQRQQLITERQQFHLEQLRAAEFRARQQAHQRLAQEQQQHTPPEQT